Proteins from a genomic interval of Molothrus ater isolate BHLD 08-10-18 breed brown headed cowbird chromosome 10, BPBGC_Mater_1.1, whole genome shotgun sequence:
- the VPS8 gene encoding vacuolar protein sorting-associated protein 8 homolog isoform X3: MLIMPETATCVVTFVLDTLILQQITSDGFDSGMQVPRTGSCCEIAGLTGDMSKRRAVIADRMVEILLHYTDRTLKKCPDQGKIQIMEQHFQDVVPVIVDYCLLLQRMDLLFNQIYDKMSENSVAKGIFLECLEPYILSDKLMGITPQVMKDLLLHFQDKNRLENLEACIVHMDITSLDIQQVVVLCWENRLYDAMIYVYNSGMNDFISPMEKLFKVIAPPLNAGKSLTDEQVVMGNKLLVYISCCLAGRAYPLGDIPEDLVPLVKNQVFEFLIRLHSAEGSVDEEVYPYVRTLLHFDTREFLNVLALTFEDFKNDKQAVEYQQRIVDILLKVMVENSDFTPSQVGCLFTFLARQLAKPNNTLFVNRTLFDQVLEFLCSPDDDSRHSERQQVLLELLQAGGIVQFEESRLIQMAEKAEFYQICEFMYERQLRYDKIIGCYLRDPLRKEEVFNYIHNILSMPGYSAEEKQLVWQKALDHIEELLVLSPGKAADLAAIHFSEQLESIISNLQDQFLLFQFLRSLLDPREGINQDLLHLPPCITEQFIELLCQYSPDQVLETLKVLECCRLEETIQITQKHQLHEASSYLLEKKGDIHGAFLVMLERLQSKLLVLTQDDESSAEPSLLENIEDTLMKTIALCQRNSHSLDQQQREALWFPLLEAMMSPQKSSGSSQCPHSESLKSLTMQVLNNMAAFIALPSILQRILQDPVYGKGKLGEIQGLVLGMLDTFNYEQTLLETTTSLLNHDLHWSLCNLRASVTRGLTPKQDYCCICLQQYKRRQETADEIIVFSCGHLYHSLCLLSKECGVVTKGLMRWMCYKCNSSSKGGKLSENFSELKKGTAASLAQMSSESVLDPQQIQAFDQLCRLNRGTSRLALLTELARGDKHGLLSVSHGDPATSSVFQNENFQLHLTPPPLAEE; this comes from the exons GAGAGCAGTCATTGCTGACAGA ATGGTAGAAATCCTTCTCCATTACACCGATCGGACTCTGAAGAAATGTCCTGACCAAGGAAAAATCCAGATCATGGAGCAGCACTTTCAG GATGTGGTGCCTGTCATCGTGGATTACTGTCTCCTGCTGCAGCGCAT GGATCTATTATTTAATCAGATATATGACAAGATGAGTGAGAACTCTGTAGCCAAAGGCATCTTTTTGGAGTGCTTGGAGCCATATATCTTGAGTGATAAGCTGATGGGAATCACACCTCAAGTGATGAAAGACTTGCTGCTTCACTTCCAAGACAAGAACAGGTTGGAAAACTTGGAAGCCTGCATTGTGCATATGGATATCACCAGTTTAGACATCCAGCAG GTggttgtgctgtgctgggagaacCGCCTGTACGATGCCATGATCTACGTCTACAACAGCGGCATGAACGACTTCATCAGCCCCATGGAG AAGCTGTTCAAAGTCATTGCTCCTCCACTGAATGCTGGAAAGTCTCTCACAG atGAGCAGGTGGTGATGGGCAACAAACTGCTTGTGTATATAAG CTGCTGCTTGGCAGGCCGTGCATATCCATTGGGTGATATTCCTGAAGATCTGGTACCTCTGGTGAAAAATCAG GTGTTTGAGTTCCTGATCAGGCTGCACtcagctgagggctctgtgGATGAGGAGGTGTACCCCTACGTCCGCACCCTGCTGCACTTCGACACACGGGAATTCCTCAACGTGCTGGCTCTG ACTTTTGAAGACTTCAAGAATGATAAGCAAGCTGTGGAGTATCAACAGAGAATTGTTGACATTCTTCTGAAA GTCATGGTGGAGAATTCTGACTTCACCCCATCACAGGTTGGCTGTCTCTTTACCTTCCTTGCCCGGCAGCTCGCCAAGCCCAACAACACCTTGTTTGTCAACAGGACACTGTTTGACCAG gtgctggagTTCCTGTGCAGCCCGGATGACGACTCCCGGCATTCCGAGAGGCAGCAG GTCCTtttggagctgctccaggcaggagggatCGTGCAGTTTGAGGAGAGCCGCCTTATCCAAATGGCAGAGAAAGCTGAATT CTATCAGATCTGTGAGTTCATGTATGAGCGGCAGCTTCGCTATGACAAAATCATCGGCTGTTACCTGCGGGATCCCCTGAGGAAG GAAGAAGTTTTCAACTACATCCACAACATCCTGTCCATGCCTGGCTACAGTgctgaggagaagcagctggtgTGGCAGAAAGCTTTGGACCATATAGAG gagctgctggtgctgagcccAGGTAAAGCAGCTGACCTGGCAGCCATTCACTTCAGCGAGCAGCTCGAGAGCATCATCTCCAACCTGCAG GACCAGTTCTTGCTCTTCCAGTTCCTGAGGAGTCTCCTTGATCCAAG AGAAGGCATTAACCAAGACCTGCTACACCTCCCACCCTGTATCACTGAGCAGTTCATCGAGCTGCTCTGTCAGTACAGCCCAGACCAGGTTTTGGAGACACTCAAAGTTCTGGAATGCTGCAGACTGGAGGAAACCATCCAG ATAACCCAAAAACATCAGCTCCATGAGGCTTCCTCGTATTTACTAGAGAAGAAGGGAGATATCCATGGTGCCTTTTTGGTTATGCTTGAG CGATTGCAGAGCAAGTTGCTGGTGCTTACTCAAGATGATGAAA GCTCAGCTGAACCCTCCTTGCTAGAAAATATTGAAGATACTTTAATGAAGACAATTGCTCTTTGCCAGAGGAATTCACACAGTTTAGACCAGCAACAGCGAGAG gCCCTCTGGTTTCCCCTGCTTGAGGCCATGATGTCCCCACAGAAATCCTCTGGTTCATCACAGTGTCCACACTCTGAAT CTTTGAAGAGTTTGACAATGCAAGTGCTGAACAACATGGCTGCATTTATTGCTCTGCCCTCAATCCTGCAGAGGATTCTCCAG GATCCAGTTTATGGAAAAGGGAAACTTGGAGAAATTCAAGGGCTTGTCTTGGGAATGCTGGACACTTTTAACTATGAACAA ACCCTGCTAGAGACAACCACGAGCCTTTTAAACCACGATCTCCACTGGTCCCTGTGCAACCTGAGAGCCTCTGTCACCAGAGGCCTTACCCCAAAGCAGGATTACTGCTGCATCTGTCTCCAACAGTACAAAAGGAGGCAAGAAACTGCTGATGAGATCATTGTTTTCAG CTGTGGCCACTTGTACCACTCGCTGTGCCTGCTGAGCAAGGAGTGTGGGGTGGTCACCAAGGGCCTCATGAGGTGGATGTGCTACAAATGCaactccagcagcaagggaGGGAAGCTGAGTGAGAACTTCTCAGAGCTGAAGAAAGGAACTGcagcctccctggcacag ATGAGCTCAGAGTCTGTGTTGGATCCTCAGCAAATCCAAGCTTTTGACCAGCTCTGCCGACTGAACCGAGGCACTTCCCGA CTGGCTCTCCTGACGGAGCTGGCACGTGGTGACAAGCATGGGCTGCTCAGCGTTTCCCACGGGGACCCGGCCACCAGCAGCGTCTTCCAGAACGAGAACTTCCAGCTGCACCTGACGCCCCCTCCTTTGGCTGAAGAGtag